The Thermodesulfobacteriota bacterium genomic interval CCAACTCTTCCCTACCCCCGTTCCTAAAGGTGTAACTGTTCCCAAGCCGGTAACTACCGCTCTGCGTTCCCTTGTGCCAATATTTTTTCTCATATTTGTCTCGCCTACTGATGGTCTTGAATTGTTATCTTGCCATCACGATTTTGACTTTTTGCTAGTCCTCTTCTTTGTAACATAAATAACTGCTTATTGCCAACCAAAATGATATAAGCCTGAATAATATGCTGCCAGACATTACTTTTAAACACTTCTTAATCTAAGCCCGCCTCTGGCGGATTGATCCATCTTTTTACTGGTTTTAACATAAGATATGCCGGAAATGCCAAGAAAAAGGTAATAAAAAAATATCCACCGTATCCAAAGAGACTTGCCATCAACCCGCTTGCAGCACCGGAAAAAGAGCGGGTTAAACCAAAGATGGCTGACAGAATGGCATATTGCGTTGCAGCAAACTCCTTTTTGCAAATACACATAAGAAAGGCTAAAAATGAAGCAGTCCCCAGACCACCGCAAAAGGATTCTATAATAGACGCCAGATAGACTCCTAAATGCCCGGTATTGGGATAGGTTGCTACTGTTGCATACCCTAAGTTACTTACTGCCTGAAATATCCCGAGAACCCAGAGTCCGCGAAATATCCCATATTTTGTTGTGAAGCTGCCTCCAACAAGTGCCCCGGTAATGCTTGCAACAATACCGAATGTTCCGGTTATAACCCCAATCTCTGTAGTGCTAAGCCCCCGGTCAACCCAAAAAGGCTTTACCATAGGCCCCATAGCCATATCTCCGAGCTTGAAGGTAAGAATAAACATCATCACCCATAATACATCAGGTCTTTTCACCAGATCAAGGAGAGGTGTAGCTATAGCCCTTAGTCTCCGGGCTGGCCGTTTATAGCCGGTGGAAGGGAGTAGAAGACTTATGCAGGATAGCGAGCCCAAAAAAAGGGCTGTAAGAAAAAAGGTAATATTCCAACCAACCCATCCCCCAATAGCCACTAACAGGCCGCCTGCAACGATGAGCGCTACCCTGTAAGTAGATACTCTGATACCATTGGCTGCTCCCATCTCGCGCTGTTCTAGTATCTCAATGGAATAGGCATCAATGGCTATATCCTGGGTGGCGGAAAGAATTGTGAGGCCAATCATACATGAGAAAAGCAATACCCCTGGTTTGGAAGGGTCAATTCCGATCAGAGCGATAGTCAAAAATGCCATACCAGCCTGTGCTGCTATGAT includes:
- a CDS encoding AmpG family muropeptide MFS transporter: MIKSIKESDRYPTTGKKLWWIGLLYFAEGLPFGIIIDTLPVYFRLNGLSLKDIGLMSLISLPWSIKFLWAPAVDFIGRRKYWIIAAQAGMAFLTIALIGIDPSKPGVLLFSCMIGLTILSATQDIAIDAYSIEILEQREMGAANGIRVSTYRVALIVAGGLLVAIGGWVGWNITFFLTALFLGSLSCISLLLPSTGYKRPARRLRAIATPLLDLVKRPDVLWVMMFILTFKLGDMAMGPMVKPFWVDRGLSTTEIGVITGTFGIVASITGALVGGSFTTKYGIFRGLWVLGIFQAVSNLGYATVATYPNTGHLGVYLASIIESFCGGLGTASFLAFLMCICKKEFAATQYAILSAIFGLTRSFSGAASGLMASLFGYGGYFFITFFLAFPAYLMLKPVKRWINPPEAGLD